The proteins below are encoded in one region of Castor canadensis chromosome 6, mCasCan1.hap1v2, whole genome shotgun sequence:
- the Rxfp3 gene encoding relaxin-3 receptor 1: MNKEAGDDEFTELFRLIPDLLEAANASGNGSLQLQDLWWELGLELPDGAAPGHPPGSGGAESADTESRVRILISAVYWVVCALGLAGNMLVLYLMKSKQGWRKSSINLFVTNLALTDFQFVLTLPFWAVENALDFKWPFGKAMCKVVSIVTSMNMYASVFFLTAMSVARYHSVASALKSHRTRGYGQGDCCGQSLGDTCCFSPKALCVVIWVLAVLASLPNAIFSTTIRVMGEELCLVRFPDKLLGGDRQFWLGLYHLQKVLLGFVLPLGIISLCYLLLVRFISDRRVVGIEGGTTAAGGNLTSASARRRSKVTKSVTIVVLSFFLCWLPNQALTTWSILIKFNAVPFSQEYFLCQVYAFPVSVCLAHSNSCLNPILYCLVRREFRKALKNLLWRIASPSLTTMRPFTASTKPEPEDLGLQALAPVQVATEPDLLYYPPGVVIGSGGRYDLLPSSSAY; encoded by the coding sequence ATGAATAAGGAGGCTGGAGACGACGAGTTTACAGAACTCTTCAGGCTGATCCCAGACCTCCTGGAGGCAGCCAACGCGAGCGGCAACGGGTCACTGCAACTTCAGGACTTGTGGTGGGAGCTGGGGTTGGAGCTGCCGGACGGCGCGGCGCCAGGGCATCCTCCGGGCAGCGGCGGGGCAGAGAGTGCGGACACAGAGTCCCGGGTAAGGATCCTCATCAGCGCGGTGTACTGGGTGGTTTGCGCCCTGGGGCTGGCGGGCAACATGCTGGTGCTCTACCTGATGAAGAGCAAGCAAGGCTGGCGCAAGTCCTCCATCAACCTCTTTGTCACCAACCTGGCGCTGACAGACTTTCAGTTCGTGCTCACTCTGCCCTTCTGGGCGGTGGAGAACGCGCTCGACTTCAAGTGGCCCTTCGGCAAGGCCATGTGTAAAGTCGTGTCCATTGTGACGTCCATGAACATGTACGCCAGCGTCTTCTTCCTCACTGCCATGAGTGTGGCACGCTACCATTCTGTGGCCTCGGCTCTTAAAAGCCACCGGACCCGAGGGTATGGCCAAGGCGACTGCTGCGGTCAGAGCTTAGGAGACACCTGCTGCTTCTCACCCAAGGCACTGTGTGTGGTGATCTGGGTTTTGGCCGTGCTGGCTTCGCTGCCCAATGCCATTTTCTCCACCACTATCAGGGTAATGGGAGAGGAGCTGTGCCTGGTGCGCTTCCCTGACAAGTTGCTGGGTGGCGACAGGCAGTTCTGGCTAGGCTTGTACCACTTGCAGAAGGTGTTACTAGGCTTCGTGCTACCGCTGGGCATCATCAGCCTATGCTACCTGCTGCTGGTGCGCTTCATATCCGACCGGCGTGTGGTGGGAATTGAAGGAGGGACAACGGCTGCAGGGGGAAACCTGACTTCCGCAAGCGCTCGGAGACGGTCCAAGGTCACCAAATCAGTTACTATCGTGGTCCTATCTTTCTTCCTGTGTTGGCTGCCCAACCAGGCGCTCACCACTTGGAGCATCCTCATTAAGTTCAACGCGGTGCCCTTCAGCCAGGAGTACTTCTTGTGCCAGGTATACGCCTTCCCCGTGAGCGTGTGCCTGGCGCACTCCAATAGCTGCCTAAACCCCATTCTCTACTGCCTCGTGCGCCGCGAGTTCCGAAAGGCACTCAAGAACCTGCTGTGGCGTATAGCGTCGCCTTCGCTTACCACCATGCGCCCCTTCACCGCCTCCACCAAGCCAGAGCCCGAGGATCTCGGGCTGCAGGCCCTGGCGCCGGTCCAGGTGGCCACAGAGCCGGACCTGCTGTACTACCCGCCGGGCGTGGTGATAGGCAGTGGGGGCCGCTACGACCTGCTGCCCAGCAGTTCAGCTTACTGA